One Grus americana isolate bGruAme1 chromosome Z, bGruAme1.mat, whole genome shotgun sequence DNA window includes the following coding sequences:
- the HSPB3 gene encoding heat shock protein beta-3: MLSSAWAKSERRHQPINQSAGEAYDWEEFALTLQLPQSNTGAATYLSASAMAEAVIRHWVETPIRYQEQFDVQELEAHKLDHSLYALPGPSTAALSSRKCIAESTAGAGKSGQEEENTCFQVLLDVVQFRPEDIIIQTFEGWLLIKAQHGPRMDEHGFISRSFTRQYKLPNGVENKDLSALFCHDGILVVEMKNSVGKN; encoded by the coding sequence ATGTTAAGCTCTGCCTGGGCTAAAAGTGAAAGGCGACATCAACCGATAAACCAGTCTGCGGGTGAGGCATACGACTGGGAAGAGTTTGCTCTGACTCTGCAGCTTCCCCAAAGCAACACAGGAGCAGCAACTTACCTTTCTGCCTCAGCAATGGCAGAAGCTGTTATAAGACACTGGGTGGAAACTCCCATACGCTATCAAGAGCAGTTTGACGTCCAAGAGCTGGAAGCACACAAACTGGACCACTCTTTATATGCTTTGCCAGGCCCTTCTACGGCTGCCCTGAGCAGCAGAAAGTGTATTGCAGAAAGTACAGCTGGGGCCGGGAAGAGcggccaggaggaggaaaacacatGCTTTCAGGTCTTGCTGGACGTTGTGCAGTTCCGCCCTGAAGATATCATTATTCAGACTTTCGAAGGCTGGCTCCTGATCAAAGCTCAGCATGGACCCAGGATGGACGAACACGGTTTCATATCCAGGAGCTTTACCAGACAATACAAATTACCTAATGGAGTGGAGAACAAAGACTTGTCTGCGCTTTTCTGCCATGATGGCATTTTGGTTGTTGAAATGAAGAACTCAGTGGGAAAGAATTAG